The segment CATGATTCAGCCAGGCCAAACCACATGGATGAGGACTGCATCTTTGTGGAATGGCATCTTGCTTCCAGACTGAGATTTCTCATCAAAACACCCATCTGAAAAAGACTCCACTCAGATGAAAAAAAGCCCTGTTTGAATTTACTTGTCCCAAGTCAGGCAGTGGAAACTtggccctctcccagcctccacAACACTGCCCTTGCCACTGCACTGCATCGTCTGAGCTGCAACCAATGGGTGTCTTTTTGTCTCTCCATTTTTGTGGAAACCcctccagagaagttgtgttcAGCACAATGCAGAAGTAGACATTTTTTATCCTAGAGCATTtggagggaaaggaaacaatCTGTGGCATTGGTCATCTCTGCCAGAAAGTTTTTCCTGAGGAAGAGACATGTAAAGCTTGTCATGTGCTTTGTCTCATCTAACAAAAGTGCTCAGTACCGTTTGCTAGAAGACAACGTGGCCTGGGGCTTCTTTGAGCCATTGTTCCTCTCCTTCACCGGCTCCTTGACAGATGGGCCTTCACCCTTCTGGTTTGCCATCCCCTACAAAGACATAGAGAAACCCCATCAATCTTTGGAGTATAAAATTGGAAATTCCCTGTTGAAAACACAAGTTAGAACCAGGATCACTGCTACCAAGGCTTAGGGAAACATTTCCTAACTTACAGATGGAAACAGACCAGAGATTCAGTGATGCCAACTCTTTGTTTTCAGTAGCCCAAGGCAGGTTATGGGTGCTACCACACTGAGCAGCAGTTTAAAATACCAAATTCCTTAGTCTTGAGCATAAATGGGAATAATGCAAACTGGCAGGCAATGAGTGTTCGTGAAGGAAGCAGCAGTAAAAACTGGACTCTTTGGGGGTTGGCCCATTGTGTTGGAAGTCGATTTGGTTCAACACTCACTCCCCCTGTGCCTGCACAAAGGCAGGCTCCCTTCTATAATGTcgatagaaaaataaaatccccccccaaacaaacaaaggatTTTCCACTGGATGCTGCTGAATTCACCAAGCTTCTTCCAGCTCCACAGGGCttgacagcagggcagcattccCAAAAGACAGACAGTCATTGTAGTAACTAGGATTGACTTGGACATCTTTTGTATATTTGCAAATTTTCTTGGTACTACTACTTCCAGTGTCCTTTGCAAAGACTCTGTTATGTTCAGAAGCACAATTCTCACTTAATTCCTTTACAGGGGCAGAGTAGGGAGAGCATGGTGGAGGCTTACGCTTAAATGTAAAcctattttctcctctttccctttcctctttgtGACCGatattgaaaatattcaaaaccCCACTTTTTCCCTAATAATATCAATTCCTTTGTGATCTGCAGATGAACAGGCTGAGGATTAacagctcattcccaggagcaaaatgaTTCAGCAGAAGAGGAATGAGCTAAAGACAGATTGGGTATGTTTGATCTCATATTAGCAGTGGCGATACTTGCACAAAGGAGACATTTCTCCTGCCAAGCACTTACTTTCTTCTTAATTCTTGTCAGAATATCTTCCAGGTCACGGGTGGAAAGAGATTGttccaaaagctttttaaattgTTGATGATTGAGCAACATCTTCACCATCTCCTGTCCATAATGcctaaggaaggaaggaaggaaggaaggaaggaaggaaggaaggacagaagaaaggaaggaaggaggcaaaaaggaaggcaggaaggcatgaaggaagaaaggaaacaaaagaaaagtgaaCAAACACAGGAAGAGTGTTAACAGAAAAGGCTGATACCTTAAACTCATCAGGTGCAATCCTTGCACAAGAAGGCATTACCTACTCAGCAAAGAGGGAGATTTACCTCACTTGACAttgcacagtgctgtcagctgaACACAAGAGGCGAGAGGAGAATGTGGGGCAacagaaaaataccatttcacTCTGAAACTGTGGGTGTGCTTCTGTGGCATCAAAGGATCTCAGGAAACAAGCAAAACACATCTGCTTTGTTGTCAGAGCCTATTAGCAGTGTCTTGCTGCCATTGCACaatattttgcctttctttaacTGGCAGGGAAGCCAGAACAAAACACCTCATGCATCCTATTGATTATTCTATACTATGTGTTTGCACAGGGGCAGCTAGTTGCTCTGGTGTTCTTGGAAGCTATTCATGGGAATTTCATCATCAAAGGAAGGGGAttttggtggtttgggttgattttgCCACAGTTTTCTTCAAGAAGAAGTGTGGAGTTCACTGAGCCACAGATAACAGCATTCTAGAAATCTGCAGGACAGGTTTAGAAAGACTGAAGACCCCTGAAATATTTCTAGGAAAGTCTGAAGTTAATGAGAAATGGATGTTTGGGATCCTTCAGTGATGAACATTAGCCAACACTTTGGCTTTGTGTTGTGCACCTAAGACCAAACAAAACTGTTGGACTGGCTGATCTGAGCTCTTTTGATCTCAGTAAAGAATCCTTCAAGCCACAGGAAAAAGTTGGCAATGCTCCTTTTTGCTGGCCAACCTCAGGTTTCCCAGTACAGCCATTtgcccaggcagcccagagcagtggtCACAGTGCCaaggctgacagagctcaagaagtgtttggacaatgctctcaagcACATGGAGTGACTCTTGGGGTCAATGCACATGtccaggagctggactcgatgaccctgatgggtcccttccaactcagcatattccatGATTCACACCATGAGGTAACTTCATATTCCCTTTAGTTTCCACTCTTTTGTGGTTTCACCTTTACAGCCAGACACAAAACGGTTTTCCTGTTTTAGGAGGTGAAATGAAGATCATTACCTTGTGTCCTTGTGACAGTCCTGAGCAAGCTTCCCTGCCACGTGTGCCAGCCtctcagcccaggctgtgcctgcgAGCTTGGTGACTCCAATTGTCTGcatcagggacaggaggagttgGGCTGCACACTGCCGCAccggggcggggcggctgctggggaggagagagcaaaccctgggccacagggaccaggaacagcagcagcacaggccttggccagagcctgctccctgcccttgctgggggaaggagcctgggctctccctgcacctTCAGACACCTGCAGAAGGTTCTGTCCTCAGGTAAACACAAAGTTAGCATTGTACACAAGGCCTGCCTGCATGGAAGAGGGAGGAATTCAGTCTCCCTGCACTATCTGAGACTCAATTTCTTTCTCAGTATTTATTCTGAGAAAGATTAAAGAAATAGATGACATATgaataatttagaaattaagGACAATTGATGCTGACCCATCAGAGGGCAACCagtacacagagctgcagcaggattgaGGCTCTTTCCACCCATTTATCCCCAAATCTGCAGACCTTTGGAAAACaacaaatgcagggaaaacacATTGTGGGCTGTGAAGTTGCAGAATATCCAGCAATGCAGCCTGTTTCTTCTGTGAGGCTTGGCAATGGATCCATCTGAATGTTTTACCCTATTCCAAAGCTGAGGAAAGGGTGGCAGGCAGTTTAGCCAGGCTGTCCTGTTCTAGAGAGTGTCTCTTGGGAACTATCACCAACATTTAAGGCAGCATTTGCTTcaactgtcccatggcactcgGCCTGTGAAGGTGCCTTTAGAGTGATTCATCATCTCAAGGCTAACATGAAACATCAGTTTGACTAGAAAGTAGAGCTCTAAGGCCAGGACAGTCATACAAGACTCctttggcaggggctgcacctgctctgcaggctgtgccacACCCAGCAGATTGTCCCCCATGTGCTCCATGCCCCAGCAAGGACCCTCCTCATTTCTCAAGTTAATGGCATCATGAGGATACGTGGTTTTCCCCAGGGCCTCTGTGGTTAGTGCTGTGAAATACCAAacactgctcacagctgcaatTGCAATTGTCCCTCTTCCCACAAAAGCACAAGGCTCTATCCTTGGCCTTTGCAGGCACTTTCCCTTCCCCACCAGTCACCATATCTAGGAAAATCTGACAGACTGGGAGaactccaggaagcagcaggaagctgagtCAGAGAAGCTTTAgtttggatatcaggaaaaagggtttttcacccagagggtggctgggcactggaacaggctccccagggcagtggtcacagcaccaagcctgacagggttgaagaagcatttggacaacaatCTCAGGCACTTGGTGTGACCCTTGGGCTGttctgtgcaaggccaggagctggacttgatggtccTGATGGGCCCCTTCCAACTCCCCCTATTCTACAGTTCTGTGATACTGAGAACTAATAgcctgcaggagggcagaaataGGTGACAAGAGGAAAGAAGTGAGGGTAGTTGGAGAATCAAGTCACTGAGTCCACAGAAGATGCAGGATACAGGACCTTTCCCTCCCACCATTCCCATTCTCTGTCtcatcccttctccctcccacacaCACGAAGGTGAAGAACATCACTAAAAGAAGAAGAACCTACTTGACTCCCATGTCCATGAGAGCAGTCATTGCTCGTGCAGGAGTCACATTCTCCACCACGATCCCCAGGGTCTGACTGGCTGCTTTCTGCACAAATTCTGGCGAGTTGGACACCATTTGGAGAAGCACCCGAGCAACCTCATCCACCTCAGAGTCCATGTCCTTCTTCAAGGTCACAAAGAGCTCTCCCAGAGTGACAATTGCAGAGTAGGACACCTTGGAACGGAGGTTGGTCACCTGGGAAAGTCATGAGGGGAAGTATGAGAATCACCTTGAAAAGAAAACCAGTTGCCTTCAACAGAAGTCCCAGGAAATGACAACACATCCCACTGTGTCCAGAGAAACATACAAGTACAAGAAGAACAGGAGAGCGCAAGCACAGAAAGGCACTTACTCTGGCACCAATTTCTGGCCTCAGACCTGCTAACTGCaggcctaaaaaaaaaatttcacaaaAGTGTTCTACTTAACCCTTCTAAAATGTCCACAGCTTTGATTTTAGGCCCTTTCATTAGAAAATTAAAGCAAGAGCTGCTTTCAAATCATAAAGGCACAagtgataaaaataaaagagtcAGGTGCTCCTGTTCAAAAAAGCAACACCAGCAGCTGAAGCACTCAgccaagaaacagaaaacacaggCTCTGGTCTACAGAATAAGTTGCAGTGTTGAATTACAGCTTGGGCAGAGATTGGGACTCTGGCAAATAACGTCATTAGTGTCTCAGTTTCTGCCTTTGCACATTGCATTATAAAGGCACCACACTCAAAGATGAGTGTCAGATACCCGACCTGCCAGTAAATACAGCTGCATGTACCCACAGATCCTACAGATAGCTGACAGACATTAGAAATATCAGGtctaaaaccagaaatgaaggcaGACCTTGAGCACACATGGAGATGAACAAGCGCATACCTACTCTACACACTGTGTATGAAGTATGGGGGACAATTCAGAACAATGTTCTCACCTCACTGGTAACTGCCAAGCAAATGTCACGAAGTCTACAAAGCAGGACCTCTGAATGGGACCCAGCCAGGTGTTGGATGGTGAAGAgtcccttctccttcagctCCCTGAAAGGCAGAAGATTGATTTTTCTCTCCACCAAGGCAGCACCCTCTGAAATGaccaggctggcagctcagtTGAACAATGGGAGGTGCTTTTCAAGGAGTGCTTAATGAAATCGTGGAACATGTTGCCCCAGGATGCTGTGGCTGTCGAAAGGATTCACAAACCCAAGAGGCAAAGAGAGGGGTTTCAGAGTGGCCATTTAAGAAGACAGACTTTCTGAAATCTCTGGCACATGAGGCCCCTCTGTCACTGCTTCCTAGAAGCTGTGAGACCAGGccatgctgctgtttcttgtcACCTCCCTGTACCTGTCCCTGAGGCACAGTGCCACCAGGCTGTTATTGgggcattttccttctttgtcagccccagcaggcaTTCAGCAGGGAGAGTCTGCACTGCCACTCTGGAGCTGAGTTTCCACTCTACAATCTAGGCCTCTCTGTCACCCCCTCCACTCCACCTCACACATtccccaaaaaagcagcaggatgaCCTAGGAGATTCCACCCCTGGGCAAAAACTGTTGAAACTCTGGCTTTTCCCAAAACCCCCTACCTAAAACAACCCCCACAACAGCAACAGGCTATTTAAAAGGAGCAAACAACTCTGTCTCTGAGCATTCTCTTTGTGCAGGCCCTCCGCTACAGGAAGGTCTGTGAGGcatcagggctgcagcccagggctggtgactGATCCCACAGGCACCCCTGAGTGCCATCTGGACCCCCCCCACCTGTAGAAGCTCTCTGCACCTCACAGGGCACCaaagagaaatggggaagagaaagcagaagtgaAAGGGCAAAACAAAGGTGACTCCACAAGGAGATGCATCGTGGCAGATTTTTCATGCTTATCCTGATGTGAATGGAGTCCTTACTCCTGTGTGAATGAAGCATCCACCAGGGAGTGATCAAAAAGacatcaaaaagaaaaccagtatCAGCTAAAATTTGTAGGGTTATCACCTCTGGGCCTCCTTCTGCCTGTGTATAATTTTGGGACACATTGGGAGTATTGGCAAAACATCTCAGGTCCATATGAAGCAGTGAGAGGGAAAAAGTTGAATTCCAAAAGTGCAAGATTCCTAgagggttttctttctttttccttctcttctgccaTGAGCCCTTCAGGAGTAATGACAGGCTGAGGGACTTGAAAGCACAACTCAGTCCATTTCTCAGAAAGAGgaactccctggagctgcttctggGACTCCCATGCAGGAGGTCACAGGGAGACCCTGTCACCTGCCATTGCtgtcagcagtgggagcagagaggaatcTTACTCAGTCCCACTGGGCCAGTGGCCCAAGGCACCCAAAATCTCTACACTCAAAACTGCTGCCATCCTGCTTCTGCCTTCAGCCAGCAAATCATCTCCTTCCAgagctttctctcttccctcaaGGTTTCCCttgcagctccatggagcagcaggcaaagcGAGGAAACAGCCcggacctgctgcagctgcagcactgctgcagagcaaggccAAGAAAAGGCTGCTCTCCAATCttcatcctctccctgctctgcaggggttTCACCAGTGCCCTTTGGCCGTCTGGGCTCTCGGGGCTCTGAGGCACGAGCAAGACACGCTTCCGACCGACCTTAACGccgagagggacacagagggaacgGGGCCTTTCTTACCAGTCATCGCTGCCCAGCAAGGAGAGTGCCTCCTGCAAGGACCGCTGTGGGTCTGAAGAGGCTCTGTCCTTCTGCCCACACCCACGGAGCGGCTCCTCTCGGTGCTTGGCACCAGGGGCCGTCTGCGAGGTCACTGTGAGGAGAGGGTCGGCCATGggcgctgcagccccgggcaagGCCCCGCCATGGAGCGGCCTCAGccccatctcccagccagggctccgtGTACTACAAACTGGCACTGGCTCAGAGGCTTCCCTGCTGtctggctcctggggctccttgcttgctcccagcctcccccagctgggcccagctccaggctgaagCTGGCAATTGCCCCGCAGTGCCAGCTCCCAAGTGCCACAGGTGCCAGATGGTGAGTGAACAACTGATAGTGGTGGTTCTTGTAGGAGCACagtcagcacagcctggcagactgccctgcagctcatctctgcagtcccagctgcctcctggcaCCAGTGCTGTAGTTTGGACTATCAGGATGGGCAAAAGCCAGAGCTTAGGCCTTTACCACTACTTTATTCAGCTCAACTTTCCAATAGATCTCTAAGAATCAACTGCTCTAGTACTTCCAAGCTGGAGTAACTCAAAGCAGATTTGCTGTTCACTCTCAGGACAGACTATGGAGCCAagatcccagcagtgctggctgaggcaggaaGCAGTTTGTGCTCCTCATGCAAGGAAAAACCCGTGTGGAAAAAGCTGCCACGGAGCAGGCTTACCTGAGGAGCTGTGCGGGAAGCTGCCATCCCCATGGATGATGGGTGTATTGGGCAGTAAGGGAACGTTGTCCTGCTTCCTCATGACCTTCTTCCTCAAGTCACTACCAGGGTGTGTTCTCTGCACTCTAGAAGCTGTGCCATCAACAGGTGGTAGGCTAAAGGCTGCAGGGACCAAAGAGGAGCTTGTAAGTGGATAGTGCTGCTCAGGGTGATGATGGAAAGggccagaaaacttgctggaGCTGCGTAACATCTCTTTGTTATCCCAAAGAACTTCAAGTATAACAATGAAATACCACTTTATACCAAGTATAACACTAACATGGGACAATGAGCACAGAATCCTAGAagattttgggttggaaggcacctttaaGCACTATCTAGTCTAActcctgtgagcagggacatcttcatcCTGATCAGGTTCCTCAGAGCCCCATGTAAGATGGCCTTGAACATCTTCAAGGATGGACCAacaacagcttctctgggaaaacccttccagcttttcattcccttcattacaaaaaaaaaatctccctaatatctaatctaaatctaccctatTCTAGCTTAAAATCAAACTGAAGTGATGCTTTCCCTAAGAAACAAGGAAACCCAGCATTGCTTTGCCTTTGTTCTCCTGttgcagaggctggcaggggcagttGCCAAAGCAAAGTGCAGATAACCTTGGGtgctggcctggggctgagtgctgcctcctcagggccccgctgccgccctcgggcagcgctcacagccctgcaggcagagcccctcaGCCGGGATTCAGTCGAGAAcgctgctgcctcctggggcTACAACagaagccctggctggggcttcaGCACAGCTCTACAGCACCAGCTCATcagcagggaggggcaggagaaggATCTCTGGTGTCTTCATTACAAGGAgctgaattttgtttcttccaggCTGCACCCCAgttgaaaagcatttttttggACTCCCCTTCCCTGGAGGCTGCTCTCCATGAGAGAGTCTGAAGCCCCAGTGTACTTTGCAAGACAGAATTTTCTACTCTTAAAAAGACTTTAGAGGTCAAGGGAGGAAGCTGATATTCTGTTACTGACTCAGTGAGGTCATGGGCAAGACACTTCATgcctctgtatttttctttgagAAACAGAATTCAATCCCAAGCAAGCTTCCACTCAGATGCAAGCAGAACAGCTCCCCGGTCTGATTGCAAGACTGTGCAAAGGTCAAGCAAGTGGTCGAAAAGGACCACCACAAGTGTAGCCACCACTTACTTGCTTCAGCTGCATTCCCAGGCTCAACTGTCTCAGGAATAGGCTGCAAGGATGTTTTCCTTTGTctccttttcttcatctctctctcAAAAAGCTCTGCGTCCTTCCGCTCCAAGTTCTTCTGAGCCAacatgcacaaagcagcacggATCTAGGTGCAATGGAAATACATCATAGACTGCAAGCAGAGACACACAAACCACACACAACATCTCATCAGGAGCACAGAGTCCACAGAGTGCCATAGGCTTCAATGCAGCTCCATCCACATTCCAATAGTTTCAGAGGAATGTCTCCTGTCCTCACCTTGGCAATTACACACAGTGAGGGGGAACACTTCAGTGCCACAACCTTCCACTGCTGCAACTGCAACCTATGTCAGGAAGCCCTGCTTGAAGCATCAAAGTCATAGGAGTGCTCCAAGACAGAGGAAGAGCTGACATGGCCAGTGAGCAGGCAGTTCAGTTCCTacaggccatggcaggagaaTAAAAACCATGTGCAATACCCAGCAAGGAGGGCTAATGAGCTGTTGCTTAACACTCATGGCCAGGAATTGCAGCTGTTTCTCACTTCCTGGCTTCTGAACAACTCAGCTCTGAAGGGCTCTGAAGGACTTGGTCTCTGAGACCAGGAGACCAAAAGGAGGAGTCATGTGAAAACAAGTTGCAGAAACACTGATGATAATGAGCAGAAAACTTGAGAATGAGAGGGCTGTGAGATACAGCCACAAAGGTGACCAGGAAAAATCAActtctcccattttcttttgcagcctTGCTTACACCCAACATTAGAATCTTTGCTTCTCTGCTTCCGAGGGTGCACTTTGCCCACGTGCACTGATGTGTAGCTTGCTCTGCCATTCAGAACTTCTCTAAAACAGCCTTTGCACATACGAATGCTTCTGGCATGACCTTAGCACAATCTCCAAACCAGGGACCTAGGCACCACTGGAAATAGCCAAGCAATGGTTCTGTAGCTGTCCAATATATTCCCAAGGGAATCCCCATCCCCCAAGAGTGGCAGAtgattttcagtgacattttgggTCAAGCACCAAACAGCCACTGGAAAGGAagtctgctcatccctgtcATTATCTCTTACCTTTCCAAAGCCATCCCTCAGCTCTTTGTCCCTCGTTAGACCAGGACTGGTGGGATGATCTGTCTCCTTGGCCTGGCTCAGTGGGAGGCCTGGGAATGGAAGCAAAGCTTTGTGTAAATCTCTGGCAGACTTCAAGCCCCCAAAAATGCAATGCTGGGCAACAGGCAAGACAGGTTCCAGAGTGCAGAGCTCTCAAGACACAGAGATTGTGACTGAGAGCAGCAAGGTACAATGCCTGGACCCTCTCCCAAGGGAAGGGCTACTGGCAGCAGACATGACATGGCTCTGTTGGCCAGCAGACTGAAACCTGCTGCATGATGaaggcctcagcccctgcatgCTGGAGAGCCTCTGTGTCTGATAGAGAAGGGCAGAGACAGAGATTGCTCTTGACAGAGAttcttttctgccctttttcaCGCTGATTTTAGTAAACATCATCTTTCCAGTTCCTGAAAGAAGCCCCAGGTTCTAATACCTGGATGCATTTAGATCAACCTTGTCTTCTTTTTGTTGGAATATTTTAGAGGACATTCAAAGAAAATCTGAGCATTGCAGGACTGTTACCCAAATGTGAACTGTGTTCTTGACACTagatatttcattttcctcaagGATTTTCATTCTAAACTGTATGAGCTTGGGCCACTTTTGGGCCAGCCTGACTAAAGGCTGattttctgtcacagacatcttttatgaaaaagcctttccttaggatttttcctcctgagaagctgagaggcctcaggaacaaaatgtaaacaatggttatctgctgctgtggaatgcaacaggtggatctgtgattcgCCCATGTtgattgtttctaattaatggccaatcacagtcagctgtcTCGGACACAGAGGAAAtccttctgaggaaatcctttcttctattcttttagtatagtttttcttctattcttttactatagttttaatgtaatatatataataaaataataaatcaagccttctgaacaatggagtcaaatcctcatctcttccctcaacctgagacccctgtgaacaccatcataATTTTCTAGTTGCAATTCTATACAACAGCTTCATGGAGGATAAATTAAGTGGCAACGcagtagaaaaaaagcaatgtcTTAAATCAGGACTTTCTGTCCCTGCAGAATGGTcagcataataaaaaaaaggagactTAGATAACAGCTCTTTCAAAGGAGGGCCTTGGAAGGTAAAAGCATTTGGGATATTGGCAGGGAAACTACAGATCCCAAGGTAACCTCCTTGGGACCACTGCTGTCACTCAGGCCAGCAAAATGGACACAAACAATATAACAGAGGTGACGATGCAAtctaaagcatctgaagctccATATTTCCTGGAACACATTTCCGGcaaacttctaaacagctgcacagggaaacatgctcctgctggcagacacttgaggcaggccagggcaaaaccctgagccacttccccagagctagcacaggcacagcctggcctctgggctgccctgggacagcagggagcccagagccctgtgctctccaggaatggctcagctgcacatgcaccctcctgctcctctgcctgccccacagctcagcagccctgcagctccaggggcagcagcacagctccttgcaggggcacatgcagggcacagctgttccctggcaatgtgcacagcctctctgcgctgccacaggacccttcctgctgccagcaagcagcccagctcccccctcccctctgcccttGTCCTCCCTGGCAATGCCTCTGGGGCCAGCGCGGCTCCGCGGCCTCTGCCGGGGCTCCTGGGCCAAGGCCCCTGAGCTGCCCGGGAGCCCAGACCTCCAttcccaaggccaggctgcggCACAGGAGGCTCCAAGCCCAACAGGTCAGCCAGTTCCCTTGGGAACAGCGGCATCCCAGCTCCTATCTTGCACCAAGAgctctttcccttcttcttctGGGTGTTTGCTGTAGGCTCAGAAGAAGCTGACATTCAGGTACAAGACAAGAAATGAGTTAATTGAACTCATGCCTTTACAATCAACCCATCTAATGGGTGAGGAATTCAAAGCATATTTTGGTTACTGAAAAGAttgcttggtttttttatttttttgtgaaatgagcatcagtttaatttctctgaaCAATATGGAGCTGGCAAGCCAAGAGCGAAGGGCTCTACTAGTTCATGTGGTGCCCATTGCCTCCCCACTACTACAGGACCCCTTTCCTTCCAAACAGTTGGCAATTCACAGTGCTCTCTAGAATCTGACACTGGCAATGAAGTAATTGTTTTCAAAAGGTCCCACTCAATTCCAGGTCGGGTATtgcatttttgggattttataTTACTCTTTACAACAAAAGAAGTGCTGGGACACACACAGTGGCACCACGTTTTAGATGCAAAAGAAGCTTTGCTTCCTCCATTAGATGTGCCCAGTATTCTGTGAGCCTGGCTTTGTAGGGAACAAAGTGTTCATCCCAAAGTTCCGTTTTTGCTCTACTTACTTGTTCCAGGCGTTGATTATCCCCTGCTGTCTTTTCAGCAGAGACACCCAAACACAACATAAACATGACCTgcctcaaaacatttctgatctTGGCTAATACTGTCAATTCAAAATATTCCTAATGGAAATAGCAGAGGGTAGGTCATTTTGAAATACTCTTCAACAGAGCAGTTAGAATTAAGAGAACTAGTTCTTTACATGGCTGCACAGAGAATAAAATCCTATGGCAGCCAAGGAGGATGAGTATCTTAAACCAGGATTCTTTCAACCTGTAGAATGCTGTGGTCAGTAATAAAAATGAGACAGGTAAGGTTTAATGAGATAGGAAATTTCTAGGCCAGAATTGATCCAGCAAAAATGTCACCTTACTTACTGAGCATTAAGCATTCCAGCTGCATATGAGCAAGTAAAGAGTCATTCCAAAGGGGCCACAGCCAGGATTTGGCAGAACTAACCCTGATCCCCAAAGGGACCAGGGGATCTGATCCCTTTTTCTGCatcagcagaattatttctccAAGTCTCATCTCTCCTATCATTACACACCCAGAGATGACACAGGAACAACAACAGTGTCATTGGGGC is part of the Agelaius phoeniceus isolate bAgePho1 chromosome 35, bAgePho1.hap1, whole genome shotgun sequence genome and harbors:
- the LOC129130570 gene encoding TOG array regulator of axonemal microtubules protein 2-like, which gives rise to MPIYDDPAQCVTRFIFSKSFRPWVLPSKPLPPIRINSHSSNNNKMDSVEGENKEAGTGYDNDSRENQEQSSEGKSSKIRAALCMLAQKNLERKDAELFEREMKKRRQRKTSLQPIPETVEPGNAAEATFSLPPVDGTASRVQRTHPGSDLRKKVMRKQDNVPLLPNTPIIHGDGSFPHSSSVTSQTAPGAKHREEPLRGCGQKDRASSDPQRSLQEALSLLGSDDWELKEKGLFTIQHLAGSHSEVLLCRLRDICLAVTSEVTNLRSKVSYSAIVTLGELFVTLKKDMDSEVDEVARVLLQMVSNSPEFVQKAASQTLGIVVENVTPARAMTALMDMGVNSRPAPVRQCAAQLLLSLMQTIGVTKLAGTAWAERLAHVAGKLAQDCHKDTRHYGQEMVKMLLNHQQFKKLLEQSLSTRDLEDILTRIKKKGMANQKGEGPSVKEPVKERNNGSKKPQATLSSSKRVKSPSDGHLLHRAKAQVTSPPAVEETELLQKLYHLLEAKGFQTRIEGVELLQDLCKTSPQLISTNIVQIFDYFVLRISDSHKKVKQRALDVLAEITGVLKDALNPVIIGLVEGITKNLNSKDPRVRAAAVKALEESIAHLDKVSLLKEFSYQWNHLSGQALLDVTECITVVQRDALPVLWSFLENKALPVRSANVRTVATKLASALYKVMGTQLKKCAASKPPHVRENLSKMLGCHGMGGLKQLQTEDKVKGIMAQPQTERFSPDTSDVPSPTKSSPPVQKSSLSSKLRKKLLPA